The following proteins are encoded in a genomic region of Variovorax paradoxus:
- a CDS encoding flagellar hook assembly protein FlgD, whose protein sequence is MAISDTSSISGLNAATAASSGGNVSEADSEQRFLKLLVTQLNNQDPLNPMENAELTSQLAQMSTVSGIERLNTALSGLVNQTGANQVLQAASLIGYNVLSPGNAIGTTEPKTGEEPAPVPFAVQLPATAGNVEVKIVNAAGNTVRTLSLGSMTEGVNAVTWDGKADDGTVAPAGAYSFTVSAANNGTNVEATSLVFSQVAAVKQGVNGVTLELATGKSIGLADVRMFL, encoded by the coding sequence ATGGCCATCTCCGATACCTCCTCCATCTCCGGGCTCAACGCAGCCACGGCCGCATCGAGCGGCGGCAACGTTTCCGAAGCAGACAGCGAACAGCGCTTCCTGAAGCTGCTGGTGACGCAGCTCAACAACCAGGACCCGCTCAACCCGATGGAGAACGCCGAGCTCACCTCGCAACTGGCGCAGATGAGCACCGTGAGCGGCATCGAGCGGCTCAACACCGCGCTCAGCGGGCTGGTGAACCAGACCGGCGCCAACCAAGTGCTCCAGGCGGCATCGCTCATTGGCTACAACGTGCTGTCGCCGGGCAACGCCATCGGCACCACGGAGCCGAAAACCGGCGAAGAGCCGGCGCCTGTGCCCTTTGCCGTGCAGCTGCCGGCGACCGCGGGCAACGTCGAAGTGAAGATCGTCAATGCCGCGGGCAACACGGTGCGCACGCTGTCGCTCGGTTCGATGACCGAAGGCGTCAATGCCGTCACCTGGGACGGCAAGGCCGACGACGGCACCGTGGCGCCGGCCGGCGCCTACAGCTTCACCGTTTCCGCTGCCAACAACGGAACGAACGTGGAAGCCACCTCGCTCGTTTTCTCGCAGGTGGCCGCCGTCAAGCAGGGCGTCAACGGCGTCACGCTCGAACTGGCCACCGGCAAGAGCATCGGCCTGGCCGATGTGCGCATGTTCCTCTGA
- the flgM gene encoding flagellar biosynthesis anti-sigma factor FlgM, with product MKIDPSAPSATLLTRTNKGASSSPASGTAAAQGGKDVVQLSSGGQVHSLPDAPNADFDAARVAAIREDIRAGRYEIHPERIARGLLSSVRELLDENGKL from the coding sequence TTGAAAATCGATCCATCCGCCCCTTCGGCCACACTGCTCACCCGAACGAACAAGGGCGCATCGTCATCGCCAGCCAGCGGCACCGCAGCCGCCCAGGGCGGCAAGGACGTGGTGCAGCTCTCGTCGGGCGGCCAGGTGCATTCGCTGCCCGACGCACCCAACGCCGACTTCGATGCAGCGCGCGTGGCCGCGATCCGCGAGGACATCCGGGCCGGGCGCTATGAAATCCATCCCGAGCGGATCGCTCGCGGCCTGCTGAGCAGCGTGCGCGAACTGCTGGACGAAAACGGAAAGCTGTAG
- a CDS encoding flagellar basal body rod protein FlgF translates to MDRMLYVAMSGAKQAMEQQASVANNMANASTPGFRAQINSFRAVPVTGGPEAPTRAYVVATTPGADFSHGPLTETGRALDVAVHGDGWLVVQTPDGGEAYTRVGNLQVNAEGQLTTMGSLPVAGDAGALVVPPGSAVSIAANGLVTARGAGDPATGIAEAGRLKLVNPPVADLVRGADGLFRMREGLPPAEADAAVTVTTGAVEGSNVNGVEAMVAMIANARSFEMQMKSMRSADENAQSANKLLAYG, encoded by the coding sequence ATGGATCGCATGCTGTATGTCGCCATGAGCGGCGCCAAGCAGGCCATGGAGCAGCAGGCCTCCGTCGCCAACAACATGGCGAACGCCTCGACCCCGGGGTTCCGCGCGCAGATCAACAGCTTTCGCGCGGTGCCGGTAACGGGCGGCCCGGAAGCGCCGACGCGCGCCTATGTGGTTGCCACCACACCGGGCGCCGACTTCAGCCACGGTCCACTGACCGAAACCGGCCGCGCACTCGATGTCGCGGTGCACGGCGACGGCTGGCTCGTGGTGCAGACGCCCGATGGCGGCGAGGCCTACACCCGCGTGGGCAACCTGCAGGTGAACGCTGAAGGCCAGCTCACGACCATGGGCTCGCTGCCCGTGGCCGGCGATGCCGGCGCACTGGTGGTGCCGCCCGGCTCCGCGGTCTCGATTGCCGCCAACGGCCTGGTCACGGCGCGCGGCGCTGGCGACCCGGCCACCGGCATTGCCGAGGCGGGCCGCCTGAAGCTGGTCAACCCGCCCGTGGCCGACCTGGTGCGCGGCGCCGACGGCCTTTTTCGCATGCGTGAAGGCCTGCCGCCCGCCGAGGCCGATGCGGCCGTGACCGTGACCACCGGCGCGGTCGAGGGCAGCAACGTCAACGGCGTGGAGGCCATGGTGGCCATGATCGCCAACGCCCGCAGCTTCGAGATGCAGATGAAGTCGATGCGCTCCGCGGACGAGAACGCGCAGTCGGCCAACAAGCTGCTGGCGTACGGCTAA
- the prfA gene encoding peptide chain release factor 1 gives MKPFLRHQLERYAQRLGELDFLLSREDIMSDMAQYRTISREHAEITQIAGRYERYRQREADIAGAREMLDDPDMAEMAREEIAGAEAELTQFEEELQRLLLPKDPDDARNAFMEIRAGTGGDESALFAGDLLRMYTRYCERAGLRCEVVSESASELGGYKEVVIRIVGDDVFGKLRFESGGHRVQRVPATETQGRIHTSACTVAVLAEPDETVAVQINPADLRIDTYRASGAGGQHINKTDSAVRITHIPTGIVAECQDDRSQHRNKAKALQVLSARIQEKERSERAAKDAAMRKGLIGSGDRSDRIRTYNFPQGRLTDHRINLTLYKLLAIMEGDLGDVLDALRAAREAEQLAELESSLPA, from the coding sequence GTGAAACCTTTTCTGCGCCACCAACTCGAGCGCTACGCGCAGCGCCTCGGCGAACTCGACTTCCTGCTGTCGCGCGAAGACATCATGAGCGACATGGCGCAATACCGCACCATCTCGCGCGAGCATGCCGAAATCACGCAGATCGCGGGCCGCTACGAGCGCTACAGGCAGCGCGAAGCCGACATCGCCGGCGCGCGCGAGATGCTCGACGACCCCGACATGGCCGAGATGGCCCGGGAAGAAATCGCGGGGGCCGAGGCCGAGTTGACGCAGTTCGAGGAAGAGCTGCAGCGCCTGCTGCTGCCCAAGGACCCGGACGACGCGCGCAACGCCTTCATGGAAATCCGCGCCGGCACGGGCGGCGACGAATCGGCGCTGTTCGCGGGCGACCTGCTGCGCATGTACACGCGCTATTGCGAGCGCGCCGGCCTGCGTTGCGAGGTCGTGAGCGAGAGCGCGAGCGAACTCGGCGGCTACAAGGAAGTGGTGATCCGCATCGTCGGCGACGACGTCTTCGGCAAGCTGCGCTTCGAATCGGGCGGCCACCGCGTGCAGCGCGTGCCGGCCACCGAGACGCAGGGCCGCATCCACACCAGCGCCTGCACGGTGGCCGTGCTCGCCGAGCCCGACGAAACCGTGGCGGTGCAGATCAACCCGGCCGACCTGCGCATCGACACCTACCGCGCGAGCGGCGCCGGCGGACAGCACATCAACAAGACCGATTCGGCCGTGCGCATCACGCACATTCCCACGGGCATCGTGGCCGAGTGCCAGGACGACCGCAGCCAGCACCGCAACAAGGCCAAGGCGCTGCAGGTGCTGTCGGCGCGCATCCAGGAGAAGGAGCGCAGCGAGCGCGCCGCCAAGGACGCCGCCATGCGCAAGGGCCTGATCGGCAGCGGCGACCGCTCGGACCGCATCCGCACCTACAACTTTCCGCAGGGCCGGCTCACCGACCACCGCATCAATCTCACCCTCTACAAGCTGCTGGCGATCATGGAAGGCGACCTGGGCGACGTGCTGGACGCGCTGCGCGCCGCACGCGAGGCCGAGCAGCTGGCCGAGCTCGAGTCGAGCCTGCCGGCGTGA
- the flgG gene encoding flagellar basal-body rod protein FlgG: MMRSLYIAKTGLDAQQTQLDVVSNNLANVGTTGFKRSRAVFEDLMYQNLRQVGGQTSDQTRLPSGLQVGTGVHVVATERIHSQGNLTKTDKPTDVAINGGGFFQVLMPDGTTSYTRAGAFQTDREGQLVTASGFPVQPAITLPANATSVTIGRDGIVSITQAGQTNTVQVGQLQLATFLNPAGLQSKGENLYAETDASGAPNQVNPGVDGAGILSQGYVEASNVNVVEELVNMIATQRAYEINSKAVQTSDQMLQRLAQL, translated from the coding sequence ATGATGCGCTCGCTCTACATCGCCAAGACCGGCCTCGATGCACAACAGACCCAACTCGACGTGGTGTCGAACAACCTCGCCAACGTCGGCACCACGGGCTTCAAGCGAAGCCGTGCCGTGTTCGAGGACCTGATGTACCAGAACCTGCGCCAGGTCGGCGGCCAGACTTCGGACCAGACCCGCCTGCCTTCGGGCCTGCAGGTGGGCACCGGCGTGCATGTGGTTGCCACCGAGCGCATCCACTCGCAGGGCAACCTCACCAAGACCGACAAGCCGACGGACGTCGCCATCAACGGCGGCGGCTTCTTCCAGGTGCTGATGCCCGACGGCACCACCTCGTACACACGCGCCGGCGCCTTCCAGACCGACCGCGAAGGCCAGCTCGTCACCGCCAGCGGTTTTCCGGTGCAGCCGGCCATCACCCTGCCGGCGAATGCCACCAGCGTGACCATCGGCCGCGACGGCATCGTGTCGATCACGCAGGCCGGGCAGACCAACACGGTGCAGGTCGGGCAGCTTCAGCTGGCCACGTTCCTGAACCCGGCCGGCCTGCAGAGCAAGGGCGAGAACCTCTATGCCGAAACCGACGCGTCGGGCGCACCCAACCAGGTGAACCCCGGCGTCGACGGCGCCGGCATCCTGAGCCAGGGCTACGTCGAGGCGTCGAACGTCAATGTGGTGGAAGAGCTCGTGAACATGATCGCCACGCAGCGCGCCTACGAAATCAACAGCAAGGCGGTCCAGACCTCGGACCAGATGCTGCAGCGCCTCGCCCAGTTATGA
- the flgE gene encoding flagellar hook protein FlgE — protein sequence MGFTQGISGLSAAAANLDVIGNNIANSGTVGFKSGAATFQDVYAGSRVGLGVAVSGIVQNFTQGSVQTSSRPLDIAILNGDGFFRLSSPSGEVMYSRNGQFTRDKDGFVVNAAGLRLTGYGVSATGGLDGGTPAPLQIQTTAMSPKATTAIDATFNLDARGTVPTKTPFSPTDSDTFNYSNALGPIFDSLGNPHELGVFFVKSGANAWNVYGAADGAALNAGAPISTMTFDGNGNLLTPAGGAITLPAMNFGNGSVALNASVDLSGTTQFGNVNEIKTLKQDGYTSGTLTSFSINPDGTITGKFSNEQTTLMGQVVLTSFANPNGLEPKGENVWAETLASGQPLTGTPGAGTKQGSLASGALEASNVDLTSELVNLIVAQRSYQANAQTVKTQDQVVQTLINIR from the coding sequence ATGGGCTTTACCCAAGGCATCAGCGGCTTGTCCGCAGCCGCCGCCAACCTGGACGTCATCGGCAACAACATCGCGAACTCGGGCACCGTCGGCTTCAAGTCGGGCGCGGCCACGTTCCAGGACGTGTATGCGGGCTCGCGCGTCGGCCTCGGCGTGGCGGTGTCGGGCATCGTGCAGAACTTCACCCAGGGCTCGGTGCAGACCAGCAGCCGACCGCTGGACATTGCGATCCTCAACGGCGACGGCTTCTTCCGGCTCAGCAGCCCGAGCGGCGAGGTGATGTATTCGCGCAATGGCCAGTTCACGCGCGACAAGGACGGCTTCGTCGTCAACGCCGCCGGCCTGCGCCTCACGGGCTACGGCGTTTCCGCCACCGGCGGGCTGGATGGCGGCACGCCCGCTCCGCTGCAGATCCAGACCACGGCCATGAGCCCGAAGGCCACCACGGCCATCGACGCCACCTTCAACCTCGACGCGCGCGGCACGGTGCCCACCAAGACGCCATTCTCGCCCACCGATTCGGACACCTTCAACTATTCGAACGCCCTCGGCCCGATCTTCGACTCGCTCGGCAATCCGCATGAGCTCGGCGTCTTCTTCGTGAAGAGCGGTGCCAACGCATGGAACGTGTACGGCGCGGCCGACGGCGCCGCGCTCAACGCCGGGGCGCCGATCTCGACGATGACCTTCGACGGCAACGGCAACCTGCTCACGCCCGCGGGCGGCGCGATCACCTTGCCCGCGATGAACTTCGGCAACGGCTCGGTGGCGCTCAATGCCTCGGTGGACCTGTCGGGCACCACGCAGTTCGGCAACGTCAACGAAATCAAGACGCTCAAGCAGGACGGCTACACCTCCGGCACGCTGACCTCGTTCTCCATCAACCCCGACGGCACCATCACCGGCAAGTTCTCCAACGAACAGACCACGCTGATGGGCCAGGTGGTGCTGACCTCGTTCGCCAACCCGAACGGGCTCGAGCCGAAGGGCGAGAACGTCTGGGCCGAAACACTGGCCTCGGGCCAGCCGCTCACCGGCACGCCGGGCGCGGGCACCAAACAGGGCTCGCTCGCATCGGGCGCGCTGGAGGCGTCCAACGTCGACCTGACCTCCGAGCTCGTCAACCTCATCGTCGCGCAGCGCAGCTACCAGGCCAATGCGCAGACGGTGAAGACGCAGGATCAGGTCGTCCAGACGCTGATCAACATCCGCTGA
- the flgA gene encoding flagellar basal body P-ring formation chaperone FlgA, whose product MMEKTHSRKRLLKTVLPALAAGLAAATSVAAAPLAGDARAAVDKLLQAQIAGLPGKVSIRVEAPGAGPLPACDALEAFLPRGAAAWGRVSVGLRCHSDQKPWTRFVLAHVAVEGQYFVAVRNIEKGQAFGAGDFAVRTGDLTALPRSVVTDAAQLQGVVAANRIASGAPLRRELVRGVSVIQQGQTVKVVAEGPGYSVSTEARAMTSAGAGSTVRAKTLDGRLVSGIADEEGQIRLAQ is encoded by the coding sequence ATGATGGAAAAAACCCACTCCCGCAAGCGCCTCCTGAAGACCGTGCTGCCAGCCTTGGCGGCAGGACTTGCAGCGGCGACATCCGTTGCCGCTGCGCCACTGGCAGGCGACGCGCGCGCCGCTGTGGACAAGTTGTTGCAGGCGCAAATCGCCGGGCTGCCGGGCAAGGTCAGCATCCGCGTCGAGGCTCCGGGCGCCGGTCCGCTGCCCGCCTGCGATGCGCTCGAAGCTTTTTTGCCGCGCGGCGCCGCAGCCTGGGGCCGCGTGTCGGTCGGCCTGCGCTGCCATTCGGACCAGAAGCCCTGGACGCGCTTCGTGCTGGCGCATGTCGCGGTCGAGGGGCAGTACTTTGTCGCCGTGCGGAACATCGAGAAGGGCCAGGCTTTCGGCGCAGGCGACTTCGCCGTGCGCACCGGCGACCTCACGGCCCTGCCACGCTCCGTGGTCACCGACGCCGCGCAGCTCCAGGGCGTGGTGGCCGCCAACCGCATCGCATCGGGTGCGCCGCTGCGGCGCGAGCTGGTACGCGGCGTGTCCGTGATCCAGCAGGGCCAGACGGTCAAGGTGGTGGCCGAGGGGCCCGGCTACAGTGTGAGTACCGAGGCCCGGGCGATGACCAGCGCGGGGGCCGGCTCGACGGTGCGGGCCAAGACCCTGGACGGCCGCCTGGTCAGCGGTATCGCCGATGAGGAAGGCCAGATCCGGCTGGCGCAGTAG
- the hemA gene encoding glutamyl-tRNA reductase, translating to MSVWTLGLNHTTAPLDLRGRFAFALDQLAPTLQSLRNSFATGRHPQVEAAIISTCNRTEIYCAAEHAALDHTVGWLAENGGVAPALLRSHAYTLHDDEAARHAFRVASGLDSMVLGEAQILGQMKDAVRAAETAGALGSTLNQLFQRSFAVAKEVRTATEIGAHSISMAAAAVRLAGQLFEDLHQTRVLFVGAGEMIDLAATHFAAKDPKSIAIANRTLERGEKLASRFGGEAMRLADLPSRLAEFDIVVSCTASTLPIIGLGAVERALKARKHRPMFMVDLAVPRDIEPEVKALEDIYLYTVDDLAQVVQQGHANRQAAVAQAEVIIDAGVQSFMHWLGQRGTVPLIQQLNAQTDEWRAAEMARARKLLAKGEPIDAVLEAMSRGLTQKMLHGALAELHAGDAASREHTAQTISRLFLRKER from the coding sequence ATGTCAGTCTGGACCCTCGGGTTGAACCACACGACCGCGCCGCTCGACCTGCGCGGTCGTTTCGCGTTCGCGCTCGATCAGCTGGCGCCCACGCTGCAGAGTCTGCGCAATTCGTTCGCCACCGGCCGCCATCCGCAGGTCGAGGCCGCGATCATCTCGACCTGCAACCGCACCGAGATCTATTGCGCCGCCGAGCACGCCGCGCTCGACCACACGGTCGGCTGGCTGGCCGAGAACGGCGGCGTGGCGCCGGCGCTGCTGCGCTCGCACGCCTACACGCTGCATGACGACGAGGCCGCTCGCCATGCGTTCCGCGTGGCGAGCGGGCTCGATTCGATGGTGCTCGGCGAAGCGCAGATCCTCGGCCAGATGAAAGACGCCGTGCGCGCGGCCGAGACCGCGGGTGCGCTCGGCAGCACGCTCAACCAATTGTTCCAGCGCTCTTTCGCGGTGGCGAAAGAGGTGCGTACCGCCACCGAAATCGGCGCGCATTCGATCAGCATGGCGGCCGCGGCAGTTCGGCTGGCCGGACAGCTCTTCGAAGACCTGCACCAGACGCGCGTGCTGTTCGTGGGCGCCGGCGAAATGATTGACCTGGCCGCCACGCATTTCGCGGCCAAGGACCCGAAGTCGATCGCCATTGCCAACCGCACGCTCGAACGCGGCGAAAAGCTGGCCTCGCGCTTCGGCGGCGAGGCGATGCGGCTGGCTGACCTGCCGAGCCGGCTGGCCGAATTCGACATCGTGGTGAGCTGCACCGCGAGCACGCTGCCGATCATCGGCCTGGGCGCCGTCGAACGTGCCCTCAAGGCCCGCAAGCACCGCCCGATGTTCATGGTCGACCTGGCGGTTCCGCGCGACATCGAGCCCGAGGTGAAGGCGCTCGAAGACATCTATCTCTACACCGTGGACGATCTCGCCCAGGTGGTGCAGCAGGGCCACGCCAACCGGCAGGCCGCGGTGGCCCAGGCCGAAGTCATCATCGACGCCGGCGTGCAGAGCTTCATGCACTGGCTGGGCCAGCGCGGCACGGTGCCGCTGATCCAGCAGCTCAATGCGCAGACCGACGAATGGCGCGCGGCCGAGATGGCCCGCGCACGCAAGCTGCTGGCAAAGGGCGAGCCGATCGACGCGGTGCTCGAAGCCATGTCGCGCGGACTCACGCAGAAAATGCTGCACGGCGCGCTGGCCGAGCTGCATGCGGGCGATGCGGCTTCGCGCGAGCACACGGCCCAGACGATTTCGCGGCTCTTCCTGCGCAAAGAGCGTTAG
- a CDS encoding flagella synthesis protein FlgN — translation MLVHLLAEKACIEEFLSVLDQEADAMKNGRFTELPRLTERKTGLLDRMAALDQAREAAQVARGFEPGRSGAEAAAAADGKASLAAWGALVELAQQARADNRRNGSMVYSQLDFTQNALHYLQASAQPFYGPDGIRKAASGAGTRLAVG, via the coding sequence ATGCTGGTTCACCTGTTGGCCGAGAAAGCCTGCATCGAGGAATTCCTGTCTGTGCTCGACCAGGAAGCAGATGCCATGAAGAACGGCCGCTTCACGGAACTGCCGCGTCTGACGGAGCGCAAGACCGGTCTGCTCGACCGCATGGCGGCACTCGACCAGGCCCGCGAGGCAGCCCAGGTGGCACGAGGCTTCGAGCCCGGCCGTTCGGGCGCCGAAGCGGCCGCCGCAGCCGACGGCAAAGCCTCGCTCGCGGCCTGGGGGGCTCTGGTGGAGCTTGCGCAGCAAGCCAGGGCCGACAACCGCCGCAACGGATCGATGGTGTACAGCCAGCTGGATTTCACGCAGAACGCGCTGCACTACCTGCAGGCCAGCGCGCAGCCCTTCTATGGGCCGGACGGGATCCGCAAAGCCGCCAGCGGCGCGGGAACCCGGCTGGCAGTGGGTTAG
- the flgC gene encoding flagellar basal body rod protein FlgC, with the protein MPHPSTSMNIFSVAGSAMAAQSQRMNVTASNLANAESVAGPDGKPYRAKQVVFEVASSGSGQQDIGGVKVAGVVEDPSPLKMVFDPKNPHADAKGYVAMPNVNVVEEMTNMISASRSYQANVEVLNTAKTLMVKTLTIGQ; encoded by the coding sequence ATGCCGCATCCCAGCACTTCCATGAACATCTTCAGCGTGGCGGGCTCCGCCATGGCTGCGCAGTCGCAGCGCATGAACGTGACGGCGAGCAACCTCGCCAACGCCGAAAGCGTGGCCGGTCCCGACGGCAAGCCCTACCGCGCCAAGCAGGTCGTGTTCGAAGTGGCCTCCTCCGGTTCCGGCCAGCAGGACATCGGCGGCGTGAAGGTGGCCGGCGTCGTCGAAGACCCTTCGCCGCTGAAGATGGTCTTCGACCCGAAGAACCCGCATGCCGACGCCAAGGGCTATGTGGCGATGCCGAACGTCAATGTGGTCGAAGAGATGACCAACATGATTTCCGCCTCGCGCAGCTACCAGGCCAACGTCGAAGTGCTGAACACAGCCAAGACCTTGATGGTCAAGACGCTGACCATCGGCCAGTAA
- a CDS encoding Crp/Fnr family transcriptional regulator, which yields MYLHPLIASVPPDERAAFVQRIELRSYRRNEVVLGADEWTDRVYCVATGLLRVVVQGSEDSGDVTTDFIRQDDIFLNSALVDERYQPGATLVAALPTSLYLVPTLELRALCDRFPAVTMGLLEVVMKRTTVLRRQIRQISSASSERLISRILHELTVLAPGTGGGYDKRITQSVIASYSGLSRMQVNKTMRDLERRGLVRRDEHGVYVPPHFASSDFQELPPGEPMPPANPPGEVDPSFFSELFEAPPKSGKPRKG from the coding sequence ATGTATTTGCATCCTCTTATTGCCAGCGTTCCCCCCGATGAGCGGGCCGCCTTTGTCCAGCGCATCGAACTTCGTTCCTACCGGCGCAACGAAGTCGTGCTGGGTGCGGATGAGTGGACCGACCGCGTGTACTGCGTCGCCACGGGCCTGCTGCGGGTGGTCGTGCAAGGCAGTGAAGACAGCGGCGACGTCACCACCGACTTCATCCGGCAGGACGACATCTTCCTGAATTCCGCGCTCGTCGACGAGCGCTACCAGCCCGGCGCCACATTGGTCGCGGCATTGCCCACCTCCCTTTACCTGGTGCCGACGCTCGAATTGCGGGCCCTGTGCGACCGGTTCCCCGCGGTGACGATGGGGCTGCTCGAGGTCGTGATGAAGCGCACGACGGTGCTGCGCAGGCAGATCAGGCAGATTTCATCGGCCTCGTCCGAACGGCTCATCAGCCGCATCCTGCATGAGCTCACCGTGCTGGCCCCGGGTACCGGTGGCGGCTACGACAAGCGCATCACGCAATCGGTCATCGCCTCTTATTCGGGGCTGTCCAGAATGCAGGTCAACAAGACCATGCGCGACCTGGAGCGCCGCGGCCTGGTCAGGCGGGACGAGCACGGGGTCTACGTTCCGCCGCATTTCGCGTCGTCGGACTTCCAGGAGCTTCCTCCGGGCGAGCCGATGCCGCCCGCGAACCCGCCCGGCGAGGTGGATCCATCGTTTTTCTCGGAACTGTTCGAGGCGCCGCCCAAGTCGGGCAAGCCCCGCAAGGGTTGA
- the flgB gene encoding flagellar basal body rod protein FlgB, which produces MIDKLDAALRFNREALNLRAQRQEVLAANIAHADTPNYKARDFDFASRLTQAVEQGRGGQSVQMAATSSRHIQGQASSMPDRDLLYRVPSQSSIDGNTVEMDAERINFADNALRYEANLTVVSAKIKSLLSAAQ; this is translated from the coding sequence ATGATCGACAAGCTGGATGCGGCACTGCGCTTCAACCGCGAAGCACTCAATCTCCGGGCACAGCGCCAGGAGGTGCTGGCCGCCAACATCGCCCACGCCGACACGCCCAACTACAAGGCGCGTGACTTCGACTTCGCCAGCCGCCTGACGCAGGCGGTCGAGCAGGGCCGCGGAGGGCAGTCGGTGCAGATGGCCGCCACATCGTCGCGCCACATCCAGGGCCAGGCCTCTTCGATGCCCGACCGCGACCTGCTGTACCGCGTGCCCAGCCAGTCGAGCATCGACGGCAACACCGTCGAGATGGATGCCGAGCGCATCAACTTCGCGGACAACGCGCTGCGCTACGAGGCCAACCTCACGGTGGTCAGCGCCAAGATCAAGTCGCTGCTCTCCGCAGCCCAATAA
- a CDS encoding flagellar basal body L-ring protein FlgH encodes MTRLNLRLVLPVAVALASGCAQIPREPLVHQPMTARAENVASAPRRATGAIFQDGPGGSALFEDRRPRNVGDILTIVISERVNASKNSGATASRTGSLAADFAGGIPKLLGSLLDGQDAKLSGGNKLDAKGGANANNTFNGVITVTVVDVMRNGNLLVSGEKQMGINQGTEYIRFSGVVNPRTVSGNNTVPSTLVADARIEYTAKGYIDEAQHMGWMQRIFLNVMPF; translated from the coding sequence ATGACCCGCCTCAACCTGCGCCTGGTGCTGCCGGTTGCCGTCGCGCTGGCTTCGGGCTGCGCGCAGATTCCCCGGGAGCCGCTGGTGCATCAACCGATGACGGCGCGGGCGGAGAACGTGGCTTCGGCGCCGCGGCGCGCGACCGGCGCGATCTTCCAGGACGGGCCCGGCGGCAGTGCGCTGTTCGAAGACCGCAGGCCGCGCAACGTGGGCGACATCCTGACCATCGTCATCAGCGAGAGGGTCAACGCCAGCAAGAACTCGGGCGCAACCGCGAGCCGCACGGGCAGCCTGGCCGCCGATTTTGCCGGCGGCATTCCGAAGCTGCTGGGCTCGCTGCTCGACGGCCAGGACGCCAAGCTGTCCGGCGGCAACAAGCTCGACGCCAAGGGCGGCGCCAACGCCAACAACACCTTCAACGGCGTGATCACGGTCACCGTGGTGGACGTGATGCGCAACGGCAACCTGCTGGTCAGCGGCGAGAAGCAGATGGGCATCAACCAGGGCACCGAATACATCCGGTTCTCGGGCGTGGTGAACCCGCGCACGGTCTCGGGCAACAACACCGTGCCGTCGACCCTGGTGGCCGACGCACGCATCGAATACACGGCCAAGGGCTACATCGACGAGGCGCAGCACATGGGTTGGATGCAGCGCATCTTCCTCAACGTCATGCCGTTCTAG